The genomic window GCCAGTCGACCCGACGCGGCGCGCGACTGACTACAACGATTCGCGGCTGGCGCCGTCGGTTCCAATCCCAATCGGCCCGCCGTTGGGTTCGCCGTTCGGCGGCTATCCCGGCGCCGCAGCTCCGATGACCCAGCGCTACTGACGCGGCGCGTGCGTCGCTCAAGCACACGTCGTCGGCGTTGCGATGGCCGGCGAGAGGCCCGCTCATGCTGCACAAGACTTGCCAGCGCCGTCGCGAATCTGCGTCGCCGCCCGACCGCGGCGATGCGTCAAGGCTGCGATGCGGCTCGCTCTGGCTCTGCTTGATTGCGGCGACGACGGTCGCACCGTGGCGAGCCGAAGCGCAAGGAGGCTCCCCGTTCCAATTGACGGCCAAAACGACTGCGTCTGGCGACCTGCCCCCCATGACGATGGGGGGCTATTGCCCGGTGGCGCTCCGGCTGCGCGGGACGTGGGAGCCGGGCGATCCGCGGCTCGCCGCCGAGTTCGACGGTCGGCAGTACCTGCTCAGCGGGCCGCGTGAGTTGACGATCTTCGCCGCCTCGCCGCAGCGATTCGTGCCGACGCTGGGGGGCGATTGCATCGTGACATTCGCCGAAAGCGGCCGCCGCGTCCCGGGGCGACTCGACGAGGGAATCGTTTTTCGCGATCGGATCTTCCTGTTCTCGACGGCAGACGCGCACGCGAGGTTCGAGGCGGAGCCCGGGGCGTTTGCCGACGCCGATCTGTTCGCCGGCGGAGTCTGCCCGGTGACGCTGACGACCAGCGGCGCGGCGATGCCGGGGGACCCGAAGACGGGGATCACCTTTGCTAACGGGCTGCGGTTCCGGTTCGTCGACGCCGCGGCCCGACGAGCGTTCTTGCAGCAACCTGCGGCGTATGTGCCGGCGGAGTTGCAGGCCGCTGCACGCGGCAAGCACGCGGCTTCCCCCGCCGACGCCCAGCGCAGCGGTCGACGAGTTGCCGGCGCCGCGGACCACGCCGACCTTCCGCGCGAGCCGGCCGGAGCCGCCAACCCCGGCGCCGAGGGGCAAGCTGCCGGCGCCGACCGTCGCGTCGGCGGGACGCTCAGCGCCGCCGAGCCGCTGCTCAACGGGTACTGTCCCGTGACGATCTGGACGCGGCCCGACAACATGTGGATCCGCGGACAATACGCCCAGCGTTGCGAGATCGACGGCATGGTGTTTCTGCCGGCGGGACTCGGCGAGCGTCAACAGTTCGAGGCCGACCCCGCGCTGTTCATTCCCGCCTTAGGAGGCGACTGCGTCGTCACCTACGTCGACACCGGACGGCGCGTCAAAGGAAGCGTCTATCACACGGTCGTCGACAAGGGGGCGCACCGGCTTTACCTGTGCGCCGACGCCGCGGCCAAGCAGAAGCTGAGCGAGGACCCGACGCGCTACGCCGACGCGGACGTCGCCGCGGGGGGGATGTGCGTCGTCACCCGCCGCGACGCGGGGGTCAGCCAGCCGGGGTCGCCGCTGACGTCCGTCTGGTTCGAGGGGGAACGCTACTACTTCGTCGGCAAGGAGCAACGCGCGAAATTCCTCGCGGCTCCGGAGACGTACTCAGCCCCGATCGCGGACGAGTGAGCAGATCGCCGCGGCACGTTGCTACGCGCTGGGGAGAGACGCCGGTTGGTACGAGGCCGGGCTGGCGGTGAGGTCCCGGGGCGGCGTGCACGATTTGGGCGGACCGCACTTGCTGACCGGGCAGTCGGGGTATTTCTTCTGGAACTGCTTCCGACAGCCGCCGCACTTCTTGAAGTGCTGCTTCATGCCCTCGACCTTGCGGACGTCGGTCATCGAGCGGACTTTGGTCTGGTGGTCGTGGAACTCGGTGAACCGCTGGTGGCATTCGGGGCACCGCATGCGGACAGTGCCGCTCCCCGAAGCGAGCCCCGCGCCGACGACCAAGCCGGTCGCAACCATGACCGAAGCCGCCGCACCGAGCGAGGTCCGCCGCAACGCCGACCGGCGGTCCTCGGTCTGTTGCAGGCGCGCGATCCGAGCGAGCGCCCCGGGAGGGCAGGCTTGCCACTGGTCGTCGTGGAAAATGGGCTCGGACATGGTCTTCGCGACAGATGGGGCGATGACGCCAAGGCGACAGCGGATGGCTTCAGCGTCGTAGGATATTCTCGACTAACACGCGGAAAAAAACTGTGAATCCCCTTACGGTGCTCTCAGAGAAGCCGCGCTTTGCGGGAATTTGGGAGGTTCGCAGGGCTAAAACGGGGACAATTGCGGGGCGGTCGACTCGACGCAGCCGGCCAGCTTCTCCAGGTCGAGGATCGTCAGCCGACGACGGCCGAGCTGGATCAGCCCCTCGTTCTGCAACTCGCCCAAGAGGACCGTCACCGTCTCACGGGTGCTGCCGATGACGCTCGCCAGGTCCTGATGCGAGAGCTTGATCTTCAGCTCCACCCCGGCGTCGGTCTGGCGGCCGTAGCGTTCGGCCAGTTCGAGTACGAGGTGGATCAGCCGGTCGCGGTTCGAGCGGAACAGCAGGTACTTGAGCCGCCGTTCGATGCGCAACCGTCGCATTCCGAACAACTTGGCCACCCCCAGCGACAGGGCGGGGTTCTCCTCGACAAGTTGCACCATCAAATCGCGGGGGATGGCGACGATCAGCGACTTCTCGATCGCCTCGGCGAACTCCTCCCGCTGCTCGCCCCCCATCAGGGCCAATTCACCGAAGACCTCGCCGGGGTCGATGAAGGCGAGGATCGTCTGCTTCCCCTCGGCCGAGTAGCTGCCGATCTTGGCCCGACCCTCGGCCAGCAGCAGCACCCCGTCGGCCAAATCCTGCGGCAGGTAGATCGTCGAGCCGCGGGCGAAAGCGCGGGTTCGCGACCGCGCCTCGAGTGCCGCGAGTTGTGCCGTCGAGAGCCGCCGGAACAGCTCGCAGCTTTTGATGTACCAGAGCCGCTCGGTCATGGGCGGAGCGCGGTCGGGGAGGGCGGGGGGCAGGCGGATGCGGTCGGCAGGCGGCAAACGCCGCAAGAGCAGTCATGGCGGCGGCGAGACAGCCCCCCATTCTAGCCGGAAGGCCGAGGGGGGCCAACTCGCCGTCAGGGCCGCTCAGTTTTCCCCCGTGTGGCATGCCCTCGTCCGCGTGGGCGTGGAGACGTGTCGGGAAACTATGGC from Pirellulales bacterium includes these protein-coding regions:
- a CDS encoding Crp/Fnr family transcriptional regulator yields the protein MTERLWYIKSCELFRRLSTAQLAALEARSRTRAFARGSTIYLPQDLADGVLLLAEGRAKIGSYSAEGKQTILAFIDPGEVFGELALMGGEQREEFAEAIEKSLIVAIPRDLMVQLVEENPALSLGVAKLFGMRRLRIERRLKYLLFRSNRDRLIHLVLELAERYGRQTDAGVELKIKLSHQDLASVIGSTRETVTVLLGELQNEGLIQLGRRRLTILDLEKLAGCVESTAPQLSPF